A part of Curtobacterium sp. MCLR17_036 genomic DNA contains:
- a CDS encoding inositol monophosphatase family protein, producing MDLRADLDFARSLADTADGIALERFRAADLHVSRKADSTHVTDADQAVERALRERIAAERPDDAFLGEETTADTGAEATSEGHRQWVVDPIDGTANYLRGVPVWATLIALAVDGRPVLGVVSAPALGKRWWAAEGLGAHSFDGVLRVSGVAELADASLSYNSIQQWDDDDRLDTLVALSRRVWRTRAYGDMWSYMLVAEGVLDIAGEPDLKPWDMAALVPIVEEAGGRFTSLDGDPGPWHGSALATNGLVHDAVVELIRR from the coding sequence GTGGACCTCCGCGCCGACCTGGACTTCGCCCGTTCCCTCGCCGACACCGCCGACGGCATCGCCCTCGAGCGGTTCCGCGCAGCGGACCTGCACGTGTCGAGGAAGGCCGACAGCACGCACGTCACGGACGCCGACCAGGCCGTCGAGCGCGCGTTGCGCGAGCGCATCGCGGCCGAGCGACCGGACGACGCGTTCCTCGGCGAGGAGACCACCGCCGACACCGGGGCCGAGGCGACGAGCGAGGGACACCGCCAGTGGGTGGTCGACCCGATCGACGGCACCGCGAACTACCTGCGCGGGGTGCCGGTGTGGGCGACGCTCATCGCGCTCGCGGTCGACGGCCGCCCGGTCCTCGGCGTCGTGAGCGCCCCGGCGCTCGGCAAGCGCTGGTGGGCCGCCGAGGGGCTCGGCGCGCACTCGTTCGACGGCGTGCTGCGGGTGTCCGGCGTCGCCGAGCTGGCCGACGCCAGCCTGAGCTACAACAGCATCCAGCAGTGGGACGACGACGACCGCCTCGACACCCTGGTCGCGCTGTCCCGACGGGTGTGGCGGACCCGGGCGTACGGGGACATGTGGTCGTACATGCTCGTCGCCGAGGGGGTGCTCGACATCGCGGGCGAGCCCGACCTCAAGCCGTGGGACATGGCGGCGCTCGTGCCCATCGTCGAAGAGGCCGGCGGCCGGTTCACGTCGCTCGACGGCGACCCCGGGCCGTGGCACGGCAGCGCGCTCGCGACGAACGGCCTGGTGCACGACGCGGTCGTCGAGCTCATCCGCCGCTGA
- a CDS encoding MFS transporter, which produces MSTADQTDAHLDDRTKWRAFAVCVAVAALTILDLSKVNVGLPSIEQSLGASSSSLQLIVAGYALAFGLALVPAGRLGDLKSRRLLFIVGLVAFTGSSLLCAIAPTIQVLIVTRILQGFAAGTQMPQVIGLVQQLFRGPERGRAFGLFGAMIGISTALGPTIGGGLIAIGGEASGWRLLFWMNVPLGIAALVFAIRLLPKGAQGQARDRELDIVGILLLGAAIITLMLPFVLTTGSGDSGVRWFWLVGFAVFLGLFLLWERRYRQRGKSPVVHFELFRLSSYRNGLSIVAVYFAAIPASFLMVTLFLQEGLGLSPLFAGMVSIPFAATSAVGSYVGGRIVDRVGRALVVFGLSVVVIGFVLLMLAATLTPPSVTPWAMAGAFLVGGLGGGFVVSPNQTLTLAEIPVEQSGVAGSMQQLGQRVGTAIGTAVATSVFYGIVRGAASGSGSGSGGRLDAYHDAFRSGTTFTVSLMGLALVLAVADLVVRRRAARRSEAAAA; this is translated from the coding sequence ATGTCCACCGCTGACCAGACCGACGCCCACCTCGACGACCGGACGAAGTGGCGTGCCTTCGCCGTCTGCGTCGCTGTCGCCGCCCTGACGATCCTCGACCTGTCCAAGGTCAACGTCGGCCTGCCGTCGATCGAGCAGTCCCTCGGGGCGTCGAGTTCGTCGCTGCAGCTCATCGTGGCGGGGTACGCGCTCGCCTTCGGGCTCGCCCTCGTGCCGGCCGGTCGGCTCGGCGACCTGAAGAGCCGGCGCCTGCTCTTCATCGTCGGACTCGTCGCGTTCACCGGATCGAGCCTGCTGTGCGCGATCGCCCCGACGATCCAGGTCCTCATCGTCACGCGCATCCTGCAGGGCTTCGCCGCGGGCACCCAGATGCCCCAGGTGATCGGCCTGGTGCAGCAGCTCTTCCGGGGCCCCGAGCGCGGCCGGGCGTTCGGGCTGTTCGGCGCGATGATCGGCATCTCGACCGCCCTCGGCCCCACCATCGGCGGCGGCCTCATCGCCATCGGCGGCGAGGCGTCCGGCTGGCGGCTGCTCTTCTGGATGAACGTGCCGCTCGGCATCGCCGCCCTCGTCTTCGCGATCCGGCTGCTGCCGAAGGGCGCGCAGGGGCAGGCGCGCGACCGCGAACTCGACATCGTCGGCATCCTGCTGCTCGGTGCCGCGATCATCACGCTCATGCTGCCGTTCGTGCTCACCACCGGGTCGGGCGACTCGGGCGTGCGCTGGTTCTGGCTCGTCGGCTTCGCGGTGTTCCTCGGCCTGTTCCTGCTCTGGGAGCGTCGCTACCGGCAGCGGGGGAAGTCGCCCGTCGTCCACTTCGAGCTGTTCCGACTGTCCTCGTACCGCAACGGGCTGTCGATCGTGGCGGTGTACTTCGCGGCGATCCCGGCGTCGTTCCTCATGGTGACGCTGTTCCTGCAGGAGGGGCTCGGACTCTCGCCGCTGTTCGCCGGCATGGTGAGCATCCCCTTCGCCGCGACGAGCGCCGTCGGCTCGTACGTCGGCGGCCGCATCGTCGACCGCGTCGGCCGGGCGCTCGTCGTGTTCGGCTTGTCGGTGGTCGTCATCGGGTTCGTGCTGCTCATGCTCGCGGCGACGCTCACCCCGCCGTCGGTCACGCCCTGGGCGATGGCCGGCGCCTTCCTGGTCGGCGGCCTCGGCGGCGGCTTCGTCGTGTCGCCGAACCAGACCCTGACCCTCGCCGAGATCCCGGTCGAACAGTCCGGGGTCGCCGGGTCGATGCAACAGCTCGGGCAGCGCGTCGGCACCGCCATCGGCACCGCGGTCGCGACGAGCGTGTTCTACGGCATCGTCCGCGGAGCCGCGTCGGGCTCCGGCTCCGGCTCCGGCGGACGGCTCGACGCGTACCACGACGCGTTCCGGAGCGGGACGACGTTCACGGTGTCCTTGATGGGGCTCGCCCTCGTGCTCGCGGTGGCGGACCTGGTGGTCCGGCGGCGTGCGGCTCGGCGTTCGGAGGCGGCGGCCGCCTGA
- a CDS encoding LuxR family transcriptional regulator — protein MALTGRRLEVDRIATLAVLPRESAMVVVGDPGSGRSSVLDAVANRVSLPVVRVGVNGSESRWPLAGVTSLFTALDDPRATAHIAHLLQVDGVPAAPAPGLAAAHHFLDAVHALTLPPTLVLIDDLDRMDAESQELIAFLAGRLAGTALRVVATVRSVPSDGPLAALPVLRVEPLAADEALALARAMAPTDANDGVLAVIADETGGNPGALREQLAALTHDQLTGVEPVVLPLRPTPTTLAVAARALGSADGRDLDVLAKLSLVPVAKTSAWDRDELDDLVGAGLVTVRGQSVTVRNPLVRSALYWRMPARDRRSAHTALATASTEVDPRAAAWHRSFVDGVPDVVALLGAARSYVVDGNLHAAITLTERALHVGDGGEPEQVALLGVAEVLLANRLLGSAARYLAAIRPFRTTAHETRRLRLQYSVQYLSGDAVHADELLFPVSGGDRDEVGGIAGLLTMVASFRAEAWELDQAKDLLARSDALAPAASAHTLEVTTSVREFIAAVDGVLPPDVELHDGLATSELLAMSEPALLLLAHALSIGERYRSARRVFALVLSRGQEVAPVWTEAARYLSAENELRSGNFRQALRAIDVWEAGSPVVERLREPSRAIAIAWRHFAEGRSTDALDVLARCLGHRTTSRLWGATAKLHALRGRILLLDGRLDEAVTALEAADAIGRPLRNPALLRHLGDLVEAYARLGRLDDARAVTARLAADHHARPGRWGALVLARSLALVADDATRETARRRALELFQPHDSQFERARTFAALAAVGSPAERPRLGAAAAAAYEAAGLRRPLVTPSPTMVLPQSGPVSSLRSGFASAPTSPGTPRSAPDASAVLTSLTAEERAVVQKVTEGYRNREIASSLFMSQRTVELRLTQIYRKVGARSRSHLVALLG, from the coding sequence ATGGCACTCACCGGTCGACGCCTCGAGGTCGACCGGATCGCGACCCTCGCCGTACTCCCCCGGGAGTCCGCGATGGTCGTGGTCGGCGATCCTGGTTCCGGACGCAGCAGCGTCCTCGACGCGGTCGCGAACCGCGTCTCCCTGCCGGTCGTCCGGGTCGGCGTCAACGGGAGTGAGTCCCGTTGGCCGCTGGCCGGGGTGACCTCCCTGTTCACGGCACTCGACGACCCCCGCGCCACCGCACACATCGCCCACCTGCTGCAGGTGGACGGCGTGCCGGCTGCCCCTGCCCCCGGCCTGGCGGCGGCGCACCACTTCCTCGACGCCGTGCACGCCCTCACCCTGCCCCCGACGCTCGTGCTCATCGACGACCTCGACCGCATGGACGCCGAGAGCCAGGAGCTCATCGCCTTCCTGGCCGGCCGGCTCGCAGGCACCGCCCTGCGGGTCGTGGCCACGGTCCGCTCGGTGCCCTCGGACGGTCCGCTCGCGGCCCTGCCGGTGCTCCGCGTCGAGCCGCTCGCCGCGGACGAAGCCCTCGCCCTCGCCCGGGCGATGGCCCCCACGGACGCGAACGACGGCGTGCTCGCCGTCATCGCGGACGAGACCGGTGGCAACCCCGGCGCGCTCCGCGAACAGCTCGCGGCGCTCACCCACGACCAGCTCACGGGCGTCGAGCCCGTCGTGCTGCCGCTCCGTCCCACGCCGACGACGCTCGCCGTCGCGGCCCGCGCGCTCGGGTCGGCCGACGGACGCGACCTGGACGTCCTCGCGAAGCTGTCCCTGGTGCCGGTCGCGAAGACCTCGGCGTGGGACCGCGACGAGCTCGACGACCTGGTCGGCGCCGGACTCGTGACCGTCCGTGGCCAGAGCGTCACGGTGCGGAACCCGCTCGTGCGGTCCGCGCTGTACTGGCGCATGCCGGCGCGCGACCGCCGCTCCGCGCACACCGCGCTCGCCACGGCGAGCACCGAGGTGGACCCGCGCGCCGCCGCGTGGCACCGGAGCTTCGTCGACGGCGTCCCCGACGTCGTCGCCCTGCTCGGTGCCGCACGCTCCTACGTGGTGGACGGCAACCTGCACGCAGCGATCACCCTCACCGAGCGCGCCCTGCACGTCGGGGACGGCGGCGAGCCCGAACAGGTGGCGCTGCTCGGTGTCGCCGAGGTCCTGCTCGCCAACCGGCTGCTCGGCTCCGCGGCGCGGTACCTCGCGGCGATCCGGCCGTTCCGCACGACGGCGCACGAGACCCGACGGCTCCGTCTGCAGTACTCCGTGCAGTACCTCAGCGGCGACGCCGTGCACGCCGACGAGCTCCTGTTCCCGGTGAGCGGCGGTGACCGGGACGAGGTCGGCGGGATCGCCGGGCTGCTGACGATGGTCGCGTCGTTCCGTGCCGAGGCGTGGGAGCTCGACCAGGCGAAGGACCTGCTGGCCCGGTCCGACGCGCTCGCCCCCGCGGCGTCCGCGCACACGCTCGAGGTCACCACCTCGGTGCGCGAGTTCATCGCCGCGGTGGACGGTGTCCTGCCGCCGGACGTCGAGCTGCACGACGGGCTCGCGACGTCCGAGCTCCTGGCCATGTCCGAACCGGCCCTGCTGCTGCTCGCCCACGCGCTGAGCATCGGCGAGCGGTACCGCAGCGCCCGACGGGTGTTCGCACTCGTGCTGTCACGGGGGCAGGAGGTGGCCCCGGTCTGGACCGAGGCCGCACGGTACCTGTCGGCCGAGAACGAGCTCCGCTCCGGGAACTTCCGCCAGGCACTCCGCGCGATCGACGTGTGGGAGGCCGGGTCGCCGGTGGTCGAGCGACTGCGCGAGCCGTCGCGGGCGATCGCGATCGCGTGGCGGCACTTCGCCGAGGGCCGGTCGACCGACGCCCTCGACGTCCTGGCGCGCTGCCTCGGACACCGCACGACGAGCCGGCTGTGGGGGGCGACGGCGAAGCTGCACGCGCTCCGCGGGCGGATCCTGCTGCTCGACGGCCGGCTCGACGAGGCCGTGACCGCCCTCGAGGCGGCCGACGCGATCGGACGCCCGCTGCGGAACCCGGCGCTGCTGCGCCACCTCGGGGACCTCGTCGAGGCCTACGCGCGGCTCGGGCGCCTCGACGACGCCCGTGCGGTGACCGCGCGGCTCGCGGCGGACCACCACGCCCGCCCGGGTCGGTGGGGCGCACTGGTGCTCGCACGGAGCCTGGCGCTCGTCGCCGACGACGCCACGCGGGAGACCGCCAGGCGCCGCGCGCTCGAGCTGTTCCAGCCGCACGACTCGCAGTTCGAGCGTGCCCGGACGTTCGCGGCGCTCGCCGCGGTCGGCAGCCCCGCCGAGCGTCCTCGGCTGGGCGCGGCAGCGGCGGCGGCGTACGAGGCCGCCGGGTTGCGACGTCCGCTCGTGACGCCCTCGCCGACGATGGTGCTCCCCCAGTCCGGTCCGGTGTCGTCGCTGCGGTCCGGCTTCGCGTCCGCGCCGACGTCCCCTGGCACGCCGCGGAGCGCTCCGGACGCGTCGGCCGTGCTGACGTCGCTCACCGCCGAGGAGCGCGCCGTCGTGCAGAAGGTCACCGAGGGCTACCGCAACCGCGAGATCGCTTCGTCGCTGTTCATGTCGCAGCGGACGGTGGAGCTGCGGCTCACGCAGATCTACCGCAAGGTCGGCGCGCGCTCGCGCTCGCACCTGGTCGCGCTGCTGGGGTGA